In Eubalaena glacialis isolate mEubGla1 chromosome 4, mEubGla1.1.hap2.+ XY, whole genome shotgun sequence, the genomic window TACATGGCCACTCTGCTTGTCCCCTGGCCCAGGGCTCCCCAGCGACAGGATTGAAAAGGGTCGCAACCTCAAGATCATCTCAGAGGTGCAACAGGACGGGCAGAACTTCACCTGGTCCCAGAACTACTCTGGGGGCCCCTCCATTACCAACAATTTCACCATCGGCAAAGAGTGCGACATGGAGACCGTGATGGGCAAGAAGTTCAAGGTGAGAGGCAGCTAgccacccctccctccttccccaggacTCTGGCTGACTTCTTGGTCCCCACCATGTCCCTGGGGGCTGCTCCCCGAGCTGAGGCTTCTTCTCGAGTCTAGCCTCCAGCTTTAAGAGCTTGAGTTACTTGGCAATTTACCCTCTCCTAGTTTTTAATGCTACCGCCAATAATGGACACTACAATGATAGTAAAAATTGTTAACATTTGCTGAATCCTTCACACATATATCCCAGATACTTGCTGGATCTGTCACACATCTTAATGCAGGTAAGCCCATGAGGTCGCTACAATtactgccccattttacagatgggggagTTGGGCTGAGTCATAGGATTAAATAGCTGCCTGGATTCCACAGCAGAGGCGGGCCTGCATAAccaggcagtctggttccagagagcataaccacatttttttttaattaatttattttatttatttatttttggctgcattgggtcttcattgctgcacgcgagctctctctagttgcggcaagcaggggccactcttcgttgcagtgcacgggcttctcattgtggtggcttctcttgttgcggagcacgggctctaggcgtgcgggcttcggtagttgtggcccatgggcttcagcagttgtggctggcgggctctagagcgcaggctcagtagttgttgcacacaggcttagttgctccgtgccatgtgggatcttcccgaaccagggctcgaacccgtgtcccctgcattggcaggtggattcttaagcgctgcgccaccagggaagcctccataACCACATTTTTATGCTGCCTCCAGTGTGGCCTAGAGATTAATCGCCCAGGCCCTAGAACCAGACTCATCTGGGTTTGAAACTGCAGTCTTGGGTAGCAAAGAATTGAAAGGTGGTTGTTTGTCCCTTCCTACCCAGACTGGTCCCCCAGGTCTTCCACCCATTCCCCTCTGTAGCCCCCAACCCTGGCCAAGAGGGTACTTTGCTCCTTCAGGCTTCCAGGCTGCCAAGGTGGAGGATACGTAGTCATAATATTCATATTCTGCCACttgggtattttaaaaatttaacaacttCTCACAGATGTCTTTCTGTGTCAGCACATATTGACTtgcctcttcttttttaatggtgGTACAGTATCCTATAGTATGGAAATGCTATCATTTACTTACCACTCCCTCATTAATAGATTTTTAGGTTATTTACCAGTGGATAATACAggttggatatttaggttgttcactattacaaacaatgctgcatcAACACCCTTGGATGACATCAGCATCATTCTAATAATGATGATCATAACTGACTCCATAGTTAACAAGGGGTGCTCAACACCaagccaggcactgctctaagcacTTTATGTATATCATAGTAAATCATTTAATCCTCGCCGTAACTCCAGGAAGTAGGTACAGTTACTACCCCTATTTTAGAGGTGAGAAAACCgaggcacagggacttccctggtggcgcagtggttaagaatctgcctaccaatgcaggggacacgggttcgagccctggtccgggacggtcccacatgccgcggagcaactaagcccgtgcgcaacaactactgaagcccgcacgcctagagcccgtgctctgcaacaagagaagccaccgcaatgagaagcccgcgcaccgcaatgaagagtagcccccgctcgccgcaactagagaaagcccatgcgcagcaatgaagacccaatgcagccaaaaataaataaataaataaatagataaataaacaaacaaacaaacaaaaacgaggcacagaaaggttcaGTGACTTGCACAGGTTATCTATATCTTTGGATATATGTAATCAGATGTCTATAGGGCAAATTAATTCCTGAAGGGGGATTGCTGAGGCTGCAAGCAGGCCCTTCATCCCTGAGGGGCTGGCCTGTGTTTGGGGGGTGCTCTGCAACTCTGGCTGTGTTTGCTTCTCTTCCAGGCCACTGTGCAGATGGAGGGTGGGAAGGTGGTGGTGAACTTCCCCCACTACAACTACACCGCGGAGATCGTGGATGGCAAGCTGGTGGAGGTGAGTGTCCCGCTCGTTCCCGGCAAAATCAATGAGAATGCTTTTCTGCCCCCAGCCACGGCCCCCAAGAGGTGGTCCTCTGGGCAGCTGGTTTTATGGGCAACAACCCCGCCCAACCatgggccaggctctgtgctgagcACTGGGTGCACGTGACCTCATTTGACCTTCACAATCACCCTGTTAGGTAAggatttttatccccattttgcaggtgaggaaactgagacatgggATGGCTAAGTGATTGGCCGGAGGGCACAGAGCTTTTTTGACAGAGCAGGGATTTGGCTctgggcagtctgactccagtgcCCACACTCGGCCACCTCAGGGACACACGTCTGGACCCTTCCCAGAGTGTGAATGAAGTGGGGAGTCTGGGTGGGCCCTGCAAGGGTAGCCATCACTCCATTCCACTTCCACAAGGGACTTCAGGCCCTTGCTGCTAGATCTTTTGGTGTTttaagagaagctggaaattGGCACTTCCAAGTGAAATTTCCAGTCCAGCAAACGTTGCCaactaattaaacattttttgaaacgCTGACAGGGACAACTCACACACCTGTGGACTGACCCCTCCCACACGCCATTCTCTGTAAACACAGGTTGGAGGTGCTGCCCTGGAAGGCCCTCATCTCACATCCATCTCTTCTCCCTGGGGCTCCAGAGTTTTCCCCAGGTGAAAGAAACGGTGTAAGgttaagaggaaaaggaaggcgTTTCTACATGTCATTCCCCCTTCATGAGCCTGTGTCCTGGGCTAGAGTCCCCCTGGGGGAGGTCTGGTCTGTCCTCCCCAAGCCTCTCCAGACGGGAAGTGATGCGGGAAACAGGGTTTGCCTTCCCctgtcctctctctctgtctctcaatcTCTCCCTTGTTTCCTTGTCTTCCTCATCTCAAGCCCAGTCTAGAGAAAAGGAGCACGTGGCCCAAGAGGCTCAGTGCCCTcccattactcccattttacagagaagccaTAGAGTCTCAGAGAcacaagtaacttgcccaaggccacacagctatttTGTGGTGGAGGCAGATCGCATCAGCTGACTTCTAAATTCTCTGCCTGCTCTTCCTAGGCCAATGGGTCT contains:
- the FABP6 gene encoding gastrotropin; amino-acid sequence: MAFTGKYEIESEKNYDEFMKRLGLPSDRIEKGRNLKIISEVQQDGQNFTWSQNYSGGPSITNNFTIGKECDMETVMGKKFKATVQMEGGKVVVNFPHYNYTAEIVDGKLVEISTVEGVSYERVSKRLA